The Arabidopsis thaliana chromosome 5, partial sequence genomic interval AACTTTGCTTTCTTAGATCCAAAAATTCGTCTAGCTATAGTTCAAATTGGTTAAAGCTGCTGATTCTCagagtttttttctaaattccTATGTCAGGATTAGGAAATAGCTTCAAGTAGTAGTTTTTGTTCGTCTGGCATGTAATTTCTGATTGAATTGTTATTTGTTGGTATGTTGTAGATCAAAGCGGATAAGGTGTATTCGATATGTAGACGAACTTTCACGGTTTTTAATTGGCGATATGGAGACTCTATTTTCACCTTTTTAGTGGACCAGGTTAGACAAATATACAAGAGcctcttaaagaaaaaaataaaaatagtattgGGCAACTTATAGGCCCATTATGTATATTAACAGGCCAGTTTCTCATAGGCTTTTGATACTTTCATGGACTcgaaaatttagggtttcagagACGACCACGTTACCACCGTCATGAAACCGCCAGTGACCGTAACATATTCACCTCtcgcatcttcttcttcttcacggaGAAGCAATCGAAGAGAATCAATCAACTAGACAAAAAtcggaagaagaaacacaaaccGAGGTTTTAGAAACATGGCGTCTAAGGTAATCTCTGCCACAATCCGCAGAACCCTAACCAAACCACACGGCACTTTTTCCCGGTGTCGCTACTTATCAACCGCCGCTGCTGCGACGGAGGTGAATTACGAGGATGAATCGATTATGATGAAAGGAGTTCGAATTTCAGGTAGACCTCTTTACTTAGATATGCAAGCGACGACTCCGATTGATCCTAGAGTATTCGATGCGATGAATGCTTCACAGATCCATGAGTATGGGAATCCTCACTCGCGAACGCATCTCTACGGCTGGGAAGCTGAGAACGCCGTCGAGAACGCACGAAACCAGGTCGCGAAACTGATCGAAGCTTCACCGAAGGAGATCGTATTCGTGTCCGGTGCAACGGAGGCGAACAATATGGCGGTGAAAGGAGTGATGCACTTTTACAAGGACACGAAGAAACATGTGATAACTACACAGACTGAGCATAAGTGTGTGCTTGATTCGTGTAGGCATTTGCAGCAAGAAGGATTTGAGGTAACTTATTTACCTGTGAAAACTGATGGATTGGTTGATTTAGAGATGTTGAGAGAAGCTATTAGGCCAGACACAGGGCTAGTTTCTATTATGGCTGTGAACAATGAGATTGGTGTGGTTCAACCTATGGAGGAGATTGGTATGATTTGCAAAGAGCATAATGTTCCGTTTCATACTGATGCTGCTCAAGCTATTGGGAAGATACCTGTTGATGTTAAGAAGTGGAATGTTGCTTTGATGTCTATGAGTGCTCACAAGATCTATGGACCGAAAGGTGTTGGTGCTTTGTATGTGAGGAGGAGGCCGAGAATCAGGCTTGAGCCGTTGATGAATGGTGGAGGTCAGGAGAGGGGATTGCGTAGTGGTACGGGGGCTACGCAGCAGATTGTTGGGTTCGGGGCTGCTTGTGAGTTGGCTATGAAGGAGATGGAGTATGATGAGAAGTGGATTAAGGGGTTACAGGAGAGGTTGCTGAATGGGGTTAGAGAGAAGCTTGATGGTGTTGTGGTGAATGGTTCAATGGATAGTCGATATGTAGGGAATTTGAATTTGTCGTTTGCTTATGTTGAAGGAGAGAGTTTGTTGATGGGATTGAAGGAAGTTGCAGTGTCTAGTGGAAGTGCTTGTACTAGTGCGAGTTTGGAGCCTTCTTATGTGTTGAGAGCTTTGGGTGTGGATGAAGACATGGCTCACACTTCGATTAGGTTTGGGATTGGTAGGTTTACCACGAAGGAAGAGATTGATAAAGCGGTCGAGCTTACGGTTAAACAAGTTGAGAAGTTGAGGGAAATGAGCCCGCTTTATGAAATGGTTAAAGAAGGTATCGATATCAAGAACATTCAATGGTCTCAACACTGATTCAACA includes:
- the NFS1 gene encoding nitrogen fixation S (NIFS)-like 1 (nitrogen fixation S (NIFS)-like 1 (NFS1); FUNCTIONS IN: transaminase activity, zinc ion binding, cysteine desulfurase activity, ATP binding; INVOLVED IN: iron-sulfur cluster assembly; LOCATED IN: mitochondrion; EXPRESSED IN: 23 plant structures; EXPRESSED DURING: 13 growth stages; CONTAINS InterPro DOMAIN/s: Pyridoxal phosphate-dependent transferase, major domain (InterPro:IPR015424), Cysteine desulfurase (InterPro:IPR010240), Aminotransferase, class V/Cysteine desulfurase (InterPro:IPR000192), Pyridoxal phosphate-dependent transferase, major region, subdomain 1 (InterPro:IPR015421), Cysteine desulfurase, NifS (InterPro:IPR016454); BEST Arabidopsis thaliana protein match is: chloroplastic NIFS-like cysteine desulfurase (TAIR:AT1G08490.1); Has 1807 Blast hits to 1807 proteins in 277 species: Archae - 0; Bacteria - 0; Metazoa - 736; Fungi - 347; Plants - 385; Viruses - 0; Other Eukaryotes - 339 (source: NCBI BLink).), whose amino-acid sequence is MASKVISATIRRTLTKPHGTFSRCRYLSTAAAATEVNYEDESIMMKGVRISGRPLYLDMQATTPIDPRVFDAMNASQIHEYGNPHSRTHLYGWEAENAVENARNQVAKLIEASPKEIVFVSGATEANNMAVKGVMHFYKDTKKHVITTQTEHKCVLDSCRHLQQEGFEVTYLPVKTDGLVDLEMLREAIRPDTGLVSIMAVNNEIGVVQPMEEIGMICKEHNVPFHTDAAQAIGKIPVDVKKWNVALMSMSAHKIYGPKGVGALYVRRRPRIRLEPLMNGGGQERGLRSGTGATQQIVGFGAACELAMKEMEYDEKWIKGLQERLLNGVREKLDGVVVNGSMDSRYVGNLNLSFAYVEGESLLMGLKEVAVSSGSACTSASLEPSYVLRALGVDEDMAHTSIRFGIGRFTTKEEIDKAVELTVKQVEKLREMSPLYEMVKEGIDIKNIQWSQH
- the NFS1 gene encoding nitrogen fixation S (NIFS)-like 1 (nitrogen fixation S (NIFS)-like 1 (NFS1); FUNCTIONS IN: transaminase activity, zinc ion binding, cysteine desulfurase activity, ATP binding; INVOLVED IN: iron-sulfur cluster assembly; LOCATED IN: mitochondrion; EXPRESSED IN: 23 plant structures; EXPRESSED DURING: 13 growth stages; CONTAINS InterPro DOMAIN/s: Pyridoxal phosphate-dependent transferase, major domain (InterPro:IPR015424), Aminotransferase, class V/Cysteine desulfurase (InterPro:IPR000192), Pyridoxal phosphate-dependent transferase, major region, subdomain 1 (InterPro:IPR015421), Cysteine desulfurase, NifS (InterPro:IPR016454); BEST Arabidopsis thaliana protein match is: chloroplastic NIFS-like cysteine desulfurase (TAIR:AT1G08490.1); Has 19057 Blast hits to 19051 proteins in 2851 species: Archae - 382; Bacteria - 13739; Metazoa - 315; Fungi - 216; Plants - 123; Viruses - 11; Other Eukaryotes - 4271 (source: NCBI BLink).), with product MAVKGVMHFYKDTKKHVITTQTEHKCVLDSCRHLQQEGFEVTYLPVKTDGLVDLEMLREAIRPDTGLVSIMAVNNEIGVVQPMEEIGMICKEHNVPFHTDAAQAIGKIPVDVKKWNVALMSMSAHKIYGPKGVGALYVRRRPRIRLEPLMNGGGQERGLRSGTGATQQIVGFGAACELAMKEMEYDEKWIKGLQERLLNGVREKLDGVVVNGSMDSRYVGNLNLSFAYVEGESLLMGLKEVAVSSGSACTSASLEPSYVLRALGVDEDMAHTSIRFGIGRFTTKEEIDKAVELTVKQVEKLREMSPLYEMVKEGIDIKNIQWSQH